Genomic DNA from Streptomyces sp. NBC_01571:
CTGATGTCCGAGGACCACGATGAGCGGAGTGCCGCTCGTCATGGGCCCGTATTCGACCGAACCGGTGACGACCGGGCCGATCGCCTCCCCTCCCGTGCGCATCACGTAGAGGTCGCCCAGTCCGGTGTCGAAGAGCAGTTCGGGCGGCACCCGGGAGTCGATGCACGAGAGGACCGAGCCGAAGGGCACCTGCTCCTGGGCGACGAGTTCCCGCCGGTCGGGATCCCGGTCGGGGTGCTCGAGCTCTCCGCTCACCCAGCGCCTGTTCCCGTCCATGAGTCGCGCGAAGGCCGCGGCGGGCGTCGTCGGCCGTGCCGCGGGCGAAGTGCCGGTCGCCGGCGAGGTCCCGGGCGCCGACACCACGGCCTCCGTGGCGGAGGAGCAGCCGGCGACCGCGGCCGCCGCCACCGCGAATCCGCCGGCGAGAAGCACTCTGCGTGCCGGGCGTTCCGGACGTCCGGTTCTGTCCATCGTCTTTCCCCTCGCCGCCACTCGGACACGTCTCCGCGTCTTGACCAGGGCGATTGTTCAGCGCGGCGCCAGTATCCCGGCGGCAGGCGCAAGCGGGCACGGACCGCATTGCCACCAACGGCCCACACATCCGGGTCGGACCGCGGCCTGGGCACCCCCTGCCGACGCCGCGCCTCGCACGGAACGGCACCTCACTGCCGCGCCGGCACCACCCGGCTGTTCGCCCAGCTGTGCGCCTGGCATCGACCGGCGAACGCCGGTTTCCGCCCGGGCCGCGGTCACCGGCCGGGCGATCCGCCGCCCGGCACGGCCGGGTCACCAGGGTGGCGGTGCGCGCCGACGGGACCTGTCCGGGCCAGCAGCAAGGTCGTGTCGTCGGACGGCGAGGGGGTGCGGCGGGCGGCGAAGGCCCTTTCGCCCAGTTCCTCCAGGGGCAGCCTCGGGTGGGACAGCGCGGCGGCGAGGCGACGTATCCCGAACTCGATGTCCTCGGTGGGGAATTCGACCAGTCCATCGGTGTACAGGGCGATCAGACTGCCGTCGGGGATCTCGATCCGGACGGATTCGAAATGCCCCAGACCCAGGCCGATCGGGACTCCGGCGGGAATCTCCGTGACGGTCGCCGTGCCGGCGGGGCTGACCATGATGGGTGGAAGGTGTCCGGCTCCGGCGATGTCGACGTGCCGTCCGGCCGGGTCGTAGACGACGTACAGACAGGTCGCGCCCACGCCGGAGACGGTGGCGCCCGGGGAGTCCGCGTCCTCCTGCGTCAGGCGGCCGACCGTGCGGTCCAGGCTCGTCAGAAGCTCGACGGGCGGCAGATCCATGTCCGCGAGCGTGCGCAGCGCGGTGCGGAGCCTGCCCATCGCGGCCGCCGCCTGGATGCCGTGCCCGACCACGTCGCCGACGACCAGGGCGACCCGGTCGCGGGGCAGCGCTATCACGTCGTACCAGTCGCCCCCCACGCCGTGGTCCAGGTCGGCGGGGACATAGCGCGAGCTCACCTCCAGGGCGGGCCCGCCGGACAGGCGGGCCGGGAGGAGGTTGCGCTGCAGGGCCAGGGCCGCGGTGTGTTCGCGGGTGTAACGATGGGCGTTGTCGAGGCTCAGCGCGGCACGGTCGACGAGTTCCTCCGCGAGGACCAGATCGTCCTGCTCGAACGGGGCGGGATTGTCCGTCCGCACGAAGACGGCGATACCCAGTGCGACGCCCCTCGC
This window encodes:
- a CDS encoding carbonic anhydrase encodes the protein MDRTGRPERPARRVLLAGGFAVAAAAVAGCSSATEAVVSAPGTSPATGTSPAARPTTPAAAFARLMDGNRRWVSGELEHPDRDPDRRELVAQEQVPFGSVLSCIDSRVPPELLFDTGLGDLYVMRTGGEAIGPVVTGSVEYGPMTSGTPLIVVLGHQRCGAVEAAYKSIRDSKPLPGNLQAIVEALRPAYDRAAREGGSDPVETMARAQVKLTADDLGSNKDLAPLVKKGTLAVVGAYYSLDTGKVEVLTGAPS
- a CDS encoding SpoIIE family protein phosphatase; its protein translation is MTTDEGAADDRRDGLWGTPVETEGMAAAVIDADGAVAGWTLGAQRLLGYAAEEVIGRPFADLLAPTGSAQLRHRRGHRLEVELRISRLAARDGAPRWLAAFDAHPDARRRLASERLALLSEASTRIGTTLDVMQTGQELADFAVPRLADYVTVDLAESVPLGEEPLARLGRDAGRIPVFRRAGLASIHEGNPEALWGRGEPVFVPPASPFTQVLTTGKSYIEPLLRKSLATWLQCDPQRSRVIRMTDMHTVMMVPIQARGVALGIAVFVRTDNPAPFEQDDLVLAEELVDRAALSLDNAHRYTREHTAALALQRNLLPARLSGGPALEVSSRYVPADLDHGVGGDWYDVIALPRDRVALVVGDVVGHGIQAAAAMGRLRTALRTLADMDLPPVELLTSLDRTVGRLTQEDADSPGATVSGVGATCLYVVYDPAGRHVDIAGAGHLPPIMVSPAGTATVTEIPAGVPIGLGLGHFESVRIEIPDGSLIALYTDGLVEFPTEDIEFGIRRLAAALSHPRLPLEELGERAFAARRTPSPSDDTTLLLARTGPVGAHRHPGDPAVPGGGSPGR